tcatgaagcccgggacgcagtcaggggtagaccgacaggcaatagagcgatacatggaccgggtggtagaatttcgcgagaagctggcggtgttaatgcatataacgggtgggcagccagcgcgagggccagagctactgagcgtacggcatagcaacacagtgcaaggggggcatcgcaatatattcatcgaggacggcatggtggtgtttgtgacacggtaccacaagggatacaaagtcagcggcgacgtcaagattatccatcgatatttgccgcgcgaggtgggcgagctggtagtgtggtatatgtggctggtgttgccgttccagcagcggctcgaggcgttggtgtgggagaaggaggcagtttcgtcgcatatgtggccagcagaccccagcggccgcaagtggacgaccgatcggctgcgggaggcgttgaagcgcgagagccggatcgcgatgggccaggagtggacgtttgccgggtaccgggagatggcgattggcatcagccggcggtttttgcgtggatcgacagcgttccaggcagatgagggcgaggagaataaggagtgggctgaggagcaggcaggagattcgattgccgacgagcaggcgggccatacgtcgcacgtggcgggactggtatacgcgcgagggatcatggagcagtcaggggccgtggcggataggcggcagcagttccgggcatcgagcacggattggcatagatttttgggcttccaggcaggcttggacgaccagagaagaagcagcaagcggaagagagcgccgtttgagagcgaggcagacgaggcaagggtggatcggtggcagcggctgaggaagatggacgcgagagcgcagctgaagcgcatgatgggcgaggaggccaagttccggggggtgcaggaggcagcgatcaaagccatcacagcaggcgagagtcccgtagtagcggtgatgccgacgggggcaggcaagagcttgttgttcatgttgccggcgtgggcagagcagggcggcacgacggtggtggtagtgccgttgatcgcgttgcgtggcgacatggcacagcggtgcaagaagctagggatatcgtgcgtagagtggcagagtcggcgtccgccagacgcagcagcggtggtgttagtgacgcccgagtcggcagttggagaggaatttgcagagatgccaacaatcaaatcaatcaagcttCAGGCCCTATACTTGCTTTGATTGACGTtttcttggtgttgagcttgctTTGATGGGCTTGATAGGTCGATTAGTGAGGCTTGATTGGTGAGCTTAATGGGCTTGATCGCTAGGTAGCCTTAGGAAGCTCCGAAGAGTGAAAAAGGCAGTTTCTAGAGCCGAAAAAAGGC
This sequence is a window from Pyrenophora tritici-repentis strain M4 chromosome 4, whole genome shotgun sequence. Protein-coding genes within it:
- a CDS encoding RecQ, Superfamily II DNA helicase; translated protein: MSGPEEDSGDETDDDLDDSAYESGPSQRRRPKGCLQLVQKMMDRFMVRGSHSPMQWMLDLRTYGLKIHYNTTTRGHVEWTNGDELLYKELHFSMAQFRGMVHGLASESRRLLTEELMFSSKAAPVPAVPWESIRDNPTDERPGWNFLKDHRTNMPVNGERWLFERVGESASIRSRFMKPGTQSGVDRQAIERYMDRVVEFREKLAVLMHITGGQPARGPELLSVRHSNTVQGGHRNIFIEDGMVVFVTRYHKGYKVSGDVKIIHRYLPREVGELVVWYMWLVLPFQQRLEALVWEKEAVSSHMWPADPSGRKWTTDRLREALKRESRIAMGQEWTFAGYREMAIGISRRFLRGSTAFQADEGEENKEWAEEQAGDSIADEQAGHTSHVAGLVYARGIMEQSGAVADRRQQFRASSTDWHRFLGFQAGLDDQRRSSKRKRAPFESEADEARVDRWQRLRKMDARAQLKRMMGEEAKFRGVQEAAIKAITAGESPVVAVMPTGAGKSLLFMLPAWAEQGGTTVVVVPLIALRGDMAQRCKKLGISCVEWQSRRPPDAAAVVLVTPESAVGEEFAEMPTIKSIKLQALYLL